In Bacillus rossius redtenbacheri isolate Brsri chromosome 9 unlocalized genomic scaffold, Brsri_v3 Brsri_v3_scf9_2, whole genome shotgun sequence, one DNA window encodes the following:
- the LOC134542869 gene encoding kunitz-like toxin PcKuz3, whose translation MSAARSSLLLLVCSAAVMAVPRDCCRMPAETGRCYAYFPRYFYDTDKQRCEPFVFGGCGGNCNNFQTVEACQVQCVAAREQR comes from the exons ATGTCCGCTGCGAGGTCGTCCCTGCTGCTGCTCGTGTGCTCGGCCGCTGTGATGGCCGTCCCCAGAGACT GCTGCCGGATGCCGGCCGAGACGGGTCGCTGCTACGCCTACTTCCCGCGCTACTTCTACGACACCGACAAGCAGCGCTGCGAGCCGTTCGTGTTCGGCGGCTGCGGCGGGAACTGCAACAACTTCCAGACCGTGGAGGCGTGCCAGGTTCAGTGTGTAGCCGCCAGGGAGCAGCGCTGA